The Prochlorococcus marinus str. MIT 9301 genome segment GCAATGAGAGCAAGGGGTACAAAGGTTACAGATGTAGCTGTTCTTGTAGTTGCTGCAGATGATGGTTGCAGGCCTCAAACGCTAGAGGCTATCAGTCATGCAAGAGCTGCAAAAGTACCAATAGTTGTTGCAATAAATAAAATTGACAAAGAAGGGGCTTCTCCAGACAGAGTAAAGCAGGAACTATCAGAAAAAGATTTAATTGCTGAAGATTGGGGAGGCGATACAGTGATGGTTCCAGTAAGTGCTATCAAAAAACAAAACATTGATAAATTACTCGAAATGATCTTATTAGTTTCAGAGGTAGAAGATCTACAAGCTAACCCTGATAGATTTGCAAAAGGTACTGTTATTGAAGCCCACCTAGACAAAGCAAAAGGACCTGTGGCTACTTTGTTAGTACAAAATGGAACCTTGAAATCTGGAGATGTTTTAGCTGCCGGTTCAGTCCTTGGAAAAATTAGAGCAATGGTTGATGAACATGGTAATAGAATCAAAGAAGCAGGGCCATCATTCCCAGTGGAAGCGCTAGGATTCAGTGAAGTACCTACTGCAGGAGATGAATTCGAAGTCTATCCTGATGAGAAAGCTGGTCGAGCCATTGTCGGAGAAAGGGCCACAGATGCTAGAGCCACAAAATTAGCTCAGCAAATGGCCTCTAGACGTGTCAGCTTATCATCCTTATCAACTCAAGCAAATGATGGAGAACTAAAGGAGTTAAACTTAATTCTCAAGGCTGATGTTCAAGGTAGTGTTGAAGCGATATTAGGATCACTAGAACAATTACCAAAAAATGAGGTTCAAGTCAGAGTTCTTTTCTCTGCTCCTGGAGAAATAACTGAGACAGATATCGATCTAGCTGCTGCATCTGGGTCAGTAATCATTGGATTTAACACCTCATTGGCTTCTGGTGCAAAGAGAGCAGCTGATGCTAATGACGTTGATATAAGAGAATATGAAGTAATCTACAAACTCTTAGAAGATATTCAGTTGGCAATGGAGGGGCTACTTGAACCCGATCTCGTCGAAGAATCTTTAGGACAAGCTGAAGTTCGCGCAACTTTCTCAGTTGGTAAAGGAGCTATAGCAGGCTGTTATATACAAACTGGCAAATTACAAAGGAATTGTTCTCTGAGAGTTATTAGATCAGAGAAAGTAATATTTGAGGGTAATTTAGACTCTCTAAAAAGAGCTAAAGATGATGTAAAAGAAGTAAATACAGGATTTGAATGTGGAGTTGGCTGCGATAAATTCTCTTCATGGATTGAAGGAGATGTAATCGAGGCATTCAAATTTGTCACTAAAAAAAGGACTTTATCACAATAATTAAACATCTAGCTTATTAATCTTTATTTCTGTCAAAGATTAATAAAGAAGGAAATACTATACAAGCACCCAACTGTATGAGAAGGTTATTTTGCTGTAATTCAGTTCCGCTTGCAATTCTGGAAAGCATTATGAGAAGTCCTAAAAATGCAGAACCGCTAAAAGCTACCCACAATATTCTTCTCAACCCCTTGAAAGGAGCTTGGGATTCCTTTAATAATTTCTTTTTCAATTCAGGATCTATTTTTGACATAAATTCTTTCAATAATAAAATTAAGTCTATATGAAAAATTCAATCTTTAATTTGGCCGGTATAGCTCAGAGGTAGAGCAACTGTCTCGTAAACAGTAGGTCATTGGTTCAATTCCAATTATCGGCACTTACAAAGCAAATTAAAATGATTAATAAAACATAAAAATTCGTTCAAAGAAATATTAATAACTCTCATAATCGGGCCTTACCTATTCACTTCACTTATTTTGCAATCAGGTTTATTCACTGATAGATCTAGAGAACTAAGAGAGAAAATGGAATATGTTTCATCTCTTGATTTAGTAAAAAATCAAGCGATCATGGTTGATAAAAAAGGAATCAACAACTCTCAATCGCAATCAAAAATTATAAGAATTTCTTTATCAACGCCTAAATTAGGCAGGGGATTAGAAAGTATTAATCAGTTAAAAAAATCTGAATTAGCATGGACAACTGACCTTAAAACATTAAACATTAATGATAATTATTATGAAGTGATATACGAAAATGATGATTTAAATCCATGGAAATTAATATTAAAAAAGTAAATAATGCATATATGTAAATAATGCATATATAATGAGTTGTCGTTTGTAATCTTAAATAATGAGATCTGTTAATACTTGGAATTTAACTAATAATAAACTTCATCAATTATTTAAAGACAATAACGAATTTATTTCTATTAAAGTCCGTGGTAATACTTGGGAGCCAATCACTAGATGGCTAAGATTAGATTCAAGAATTTTTAGAGAAACTACTAGCAAAGCAAGAATAACTTTATGCGATATCGAATCTCTAGCAGAAATTTATAACTACAGATCAATTAGATGGAAAGCAAAAAAACTAACTCCTATTCCCACTAAAGTAATACCACAATCTATTAAAAATATTTTTCGCAAAATACCAATCATAAAACAACTCGCCTATGAACTCGAAATAGTTTTTTATAAATACAGTGAAAATATTTCTGAACATTTAATATCAATAGTGATTCCTGCAAGAAATGAAGCTGGTAATAAAGAACTATTAATTAACGCTTTAAATAAATTCAAAAATATACCAAATAAGTTAGAAATTATATTTGTTGAAGGTAATAGCAATGATAATACATATGACATTTTGAAAGAATTAAAAGAAAATTTCTCAAATTTCTTCAAGATATTTCTTTTAAAACAAACTTCTAAAGGGAAGAAAAATGCAGTCGTGGAAGGGTTTAATATTTCTTCAGGTGAGACTCTCGCCATAATTGATTCTGATTTTACAGTAGATATTGATGACAGTATTGCAGCAATTATGGAATCAACCAAAAATAAAAATATACTTATTAATTGCGCCCGCACAACTTTTCCAATGGAAAAAGATGCGATGAGATGGGCAAATTATATAGGAAATAGACTTTTCGCAATTTTTCTATCAATTCTAATAAATAAGCCCGTATCAGATTCACTCTGTGGAACAAAAGTTTTTTCAAGAAAATTCTTTAAACTTATGAAACAAAACGGAAGTTGGGATTCCAAGTCTGACCCATTTGGAGACTTTACAATAATATTTGAAGCTGCGAAAAATAACATTAAAATACTAAATTATCCTGTTAGATATTACGCTAGAAAATCAGGCGCACCAAATATATCTAGATGGATAGATGGATTAAAACTGCTCAAAGTATGCTGGATTTATATGATTTCTGATATCTAGATTAAATAAAATCTTCGCAAGTATTTTCTTAGGATTTTTAATTTCTCCAAATTAGTAATAAAGTAGTTAGATTCTTAACAGAAATAAATTCATTAAATTTCATAACATGAATTTTAATTTGAAGTTTGAAAAATTAAATAAAAAAAATTACCAAAGAAAGCACTATGGCAAAATACTAACTGTAAGATTGCCATGTAATCCAATATTTCCAATAGGACCTATTTATTTAGCAGACCATATTCATAAATGTTTTCCAGATTTAGAGCAGCAGTTCATTGATCTAGCAATAATTCCATCTAATAAAGTTTCCAAATGTTTAGCTAGAAAAATTGATCAATTTAGACCTCATCTAATCATTTTTTCATGGAGAGATATACAAATTTATGCACCTGTTGATGGTAGAAGTGGAAATCCCCTACAAAACTCTTTTGAAGTTTTCTACTCAAAAAATATACTTAAAAAAATTAGAGGTTCCTGGGGAGGATTAAAATTAATTGCATCGCATTATGGAGAAATATATAGAAATACTTCTTTAGTCAAGATGGGACTAAAAAGAGCACAAAAATATAATAAAAATATAAAAGTAATCTTAGGAGGCGGGGCTGTTAGTGTCTTCTATGAACAATTGGGAAATCTCCTCCCAAAAGGAACTGTTATTTCAGTTGGAGAGGGAGAAAATCTCATAGAAAAAATAATTAAAGGAGATTCAATAGAAGAAGAAAGATGTTACGTTGCCGGACAAAAACCTCGGAGCAAATTAATACATGAACAACCCTCAGGCACTGTTAAAACTGCCTGCGACTATAAATACATTAAATCAAAATGGCCTGAATTTGATTGGTATATAGAAGGTGGCGAATATTACGTAGGGGTACAAACAAAAAGAGGTTGTCCTCATAATTGTTGTTTCTGTGTTTACACAGTTGTGGAGGGGAAGCAGGTTCGCGTTAATCCTGTTAAGGAAGTAATCAGTGAAATGAAGCAATTATATGATCTTGGAGTAAGGGGATTTTGGTTCACAGATGCACAGTTTATTCCAGCCAAAAAACATATTGAAGATGCTAAAACACTTTTGCAAGCAATTAAGGACCAAGGCTGGGACGATATTAATTGGGCCGCATACATCAGAGCAGATAATATTGATGCTGAGCTTGCTCAGCTTATGGTTGATACAGGTATGAGCTATTTTGAAATAGGTATCACCTCGGGATCTCAAGAACTTGTTAGAAAAATGAGATTAGCTTATGACCTTGAAACTGTATTAAATAATTGCAGAATGCTTGTTAAATCAGGTTTCAAGAATCATGTTTCAGTCAATTATTCATTTAATGTTTTTGATGAAACGCCCAGCACCATAAGACAAACAATTGCTTACCATAGAGAATTAGAAAATATTTTTGGTAAAGGCTTAGTTGATCCAGCTATATTTTTTATAGGTTTGCAACCTCACACTCTTCTTGAGAAGTACGCTTTGGAGCATAAAATTTTGAAGCCAAATTATAATCCAATGAGCATGATGCCCTGGACAGCTAGAAAACTTCTTTGGAATCCAGGCTCACTAGGTAAGAAGCTTGGCCAGGTTTGCTTAGAAGCTTTTGATAATACAGAAGACGAATTTGGTAAAACAGTTATCGATATTCTTGAGAGAGACTATGGAAAGTCTTCCTTAAAAGAATCCCTTAAAGTCCGTCCTTTATCAGAAAGAAAATTAGCTCACTCTAAATAATAAATACAACAGTTCTTAATCCTCTTTCTCAATTGAACTAGAAATTCCCTTAGATTTTAATGATTCTGAGTAGAATTCTGCTGGCTCTAAATCACAAACAATGACTAGACCCACGCCCGTATTGTGTGCTTCAAGCATTATTGCTATAGCATCTTGTTCACTTAATTGCGGAACAACTTCTCGCAGTGAAATAGTGACATACTCCATAGAATTAACAGGGTCATTATGAAGTAAAACCTTATATTTTGGAGATTTATTTTTTAATTCAGCGGGTTTCTTTTCAATCACTGCTGAATTATTTGCACTTTGTTCCAACTTTATAGATAGCATCAAACTTTAGAATTTAAATAATAATAATTATTATATATTAATTATTCTTTCCATTGCATCAAGGACGTTTGATCTTGAGTTAAATGCTGACAAACGAAAATACCCCTCTCCTGCCAATCCAAATCCGCTCCCAGGAGTTCCCACTACACCAACTTTTTGAAGAAGGAAATCAAAAAAGTCCCAAGATGACATTTGATCAGGAACTTTAATCCAGATATAAGGTGCATTGTCTCCTCCATACACTTTATATCCTGCATTTTGAAGTTTATTTTTCATAATTTTTGCATTTTCCATATAAAAATCAATCAAACCTTTTACCTGTTTCTTGCCTTCAAGAGAATAAACAGCCTCTGCTCCTCTCTGGACCACATAACTTACTCCATTGAACTTTGTCGACTGTCGCCTATTCCAAAGAGGCCATAAGTCTATTTCCTCATTTGTGGAGCTCAAACCTTTGAGATTTTTAGGTATTACTGTAAAAGCACATCTGACTCCAGTGAATCCTGCATTTTTTGAAAAAGATCTAAATTCAATAGCACAATCCTTTGCTCCCTCAATCTCATATATTGAATGTGGAATATTATCATCTTGAATAAATGCTTCATAAGCTGCATCAAAAAGTATTAGAGATTTGTTTTGAAGCGCATAGTCAACCCACTTTTTCAAGTCTGCTTTATTAATCGTTGCTCCAGTAGGATTATTAGGAAAACAAAGATATAAAATATCAACTTTTTTTTCAGGCAGTTCTGGCAGAAAGTTATTATCCTCGTTTATTGCAAGATATGTCAATCCTTTATAAGTACCATTTTCAAGAGAATCACCAGTTCTGCCTGTCATAACATTACTATCTACATAAACTGGGTAAACAGGATCAGTTACAGCAATTGAATTATCTTTACCAAGAATATCTAAAATATTGCTACTATCGCATTTAGAACCATCAGAAACAAAGATTTCTTCAGATGAAATTTGACAGCCTCTCGAAATAAAATCATGCTCAGATATTTTTTCTCTCAGCCATGAATAACCTTGTTCTGGTCCATAACCTTTGAAACCATCTGTTGTTCCCATTTCATCTAAAGCTTTACCCATAGCCTCTATGC includes the following:
- a CDS encoding DUF3493 domain-containing protein — translated: MSKIDPELKKKLLKESQAPFKGLRRILWVAFSGSAFLGLLIMLSRIASGTELQQNNLLIQLGACIVFPSLLIFDRNKD
- a CDS encoding glycosyltransferase family 2 protein, whose product is MRSVNTWNLTNNKLHQLFKDNNEFISIKVRGNTWEPITRWLRLDSRIFRETTSKARITLCDIESLAEIYNYRSIRWKAKKLTPIPTKVIPQSIKNIFRKIPIIKQLAYELEIVFYKYSENISEHLISIVIPARNEAGNKELLINALNKFKNIPNKLEIIFVEGNSNDNTYDILKELKENFSNFFKIFLLKQTSKGKKNAVVEGFNISSGETLAIIDSDFTVDIDDSIAAIMESTKNKNILINCARTTFPMEKDAMRWANYIGNRLFAIFLSILINKPVSDSLCGTKVFSRKFFKLMKQNGSWDSKSDPFGDFTIIFEAAKNNIKILNYPVRYYARKSGAPNISRWIDGLKLLKVCWIYMISDI
- a CDS encoding photosystem II high light acclimation radical SAM protein: MNFNLKFEKLNKKNYQRKHYGKILTVRLPCNPIFPIGPIYLADHIHKCFPDLEQQFIDLAIIPSNKVSKCLARKIDQFRPHLIIFSWRDIQIYAPVDGRSGNPLQNSFEVFYSKNILKKIRGSWGGLKLIASHYGEIYRNTSLVKMGLKRAQKYNKNIKVILGGGAVSVFYEQLGNLLPKGTVISVGEGENLIEKIIKGDSIEEERCYVAGQKPRSKLIHEQPSGTVKTACDYKYIKSKWPEFDWYIEGGEYYVGVQTKRGCPHNCCFCVYTVVEGKQVRVNPVKEVISEMKQLYDLGVRGFWFTDAQFIPAKKHIEDAKTLLQAIKDQGWDDINWAAYIRADNIDAELAQLMVDTGMSYFEIGITSGSQELVRKMRLAYDLETVLNNCRMLVKSGFKNHVSVNYSFNVFDETPSTIRQTIAYHRELENIFGKGLVDPAIFFIGLQPHTLLEKYALEHKILKPNYNPMSMMPWTARKLLWNPGSLGKKLGQVCLEAFDNTEDEFGKTVIDILERDYGKSSLKESLKVRPLSERKLAHSK
- the clpS gene encoding ATP-dependent Clp protease adapter ClpS; translation: MLSIKLEQSANNSAVIEKKPAELKNKSPKYKVLLHNDPVNSMEYVTISLREVVPQLSEQDAIAIMLEAHNTGVGLVIVCDLEPAEFYSESLKSKGISSSIEKED
- a CDS encoding LL-diaminopimelate aminotransferase → MVQVNENYLKLKAGYLFPEIAKRVKAYSQSNKSADIIKLGIGDVTEPLPRACIEAMGKALDEMGTTDGFKGYGPEQGYSWLREKISEHDFISRGCQISSEEIFVSDGSKCDSSNILDILGKDNSIAVTDPVYPVYVDSNVMTGRTGDSLENGTYKGLTYLAINEDNNFLPELPEKKVDILYLCFPNNPTGATINKADLKKWVDYALQNKSLILFDAAYEAFIQDDNIPHSIYEIEGAKDCAIEFRSFSKNAGFTGVRCAFTVIPKNLKGLSSTNEEIDLWPLWNRRQSTKFNGVSYVVQRGAEAVYSLEGKKQVKGLIDFYMENAKIMKNKLQNAGYKVYGGDNAPYIWIKVPDQMSSWDFFDFLLQKVGVVGTPGSGFGLAGEGYFRLSAFNSRSNVLDAMERIINI